The Apium graveolens cultivar Ventura chromosome 6, ASM990537v1, whole genome shotgun sequence genome contains a region encoding:
- the LOC141667143 gene encoding putative glucuronosyltransferase Os03g0107900, giving the protein MGSIYNKNRVFGSTSHSKPSCTRTHKIGALVLIFTTFFITRLLDDHQSFQYKFQNGDLSTRWPERGYGTHLSLKIYVYDENDIEGLKHLMYGRRAQISVDKCLKGQWATQVKIHKLLLQSRFRTRKKRDADLFFVPTYVKCVRMSGGLTDKEINQTYVKVLSQMPYFRLSGGRDHIFVFPSGAGAHLFKSWAKYLNRSIILTPEGDRTDKRDTSAFNTWKDLIIPGNVDDGMTTQGARFVEPLPLSERMHLANFLGRVQGKIGRLQLIDLSKQFPDKLESPELKFSGPDKLGRKDYFQHLRNAKFCLAPRGESSWTLRFYESFFVECVPVILSDQVELPFQNIVDYTQISIKWPSTRISRELLEYLESIPDKEIEGMIARGREVRCLWVYSPDSESCSAFTGILWELQRKVRQFHQSTETFWLHNGSVVNRNLMEFNKWKPPMPLP; this is encoded by the exons ATGGGAAGCATCTACAACAAGAACAGAGTGTTTGGATCAACAAGCCACAGTAAGCCCAGCTGCACTCGCACCCACAAGATTGGCGCCCTAGTTCTCATCTTCACCACCTTCTTCATCACCAGACTCTTAGACGACCACCAATCTTTTCAATACAAATTCCAAAACGGCGACTTATCAACGCGATGGCCAGAAAGAGGGTATGGGACCCACCTGTCGTTAAAGATCTATGTGTATGATGAGAATGATATAGAGGGGTTGAAACACTTGATGTATGGACGACGTGCCCAGATTTCGGTGGATAAGTGTCTTAAGGGCCAATGGGCTACTCAA GTTAAGATACACAAGTTGCTTTTGCAATCAAGATTCAGGACAAGGAAGAAACGAGATGCAGATCTGTTCTTTGTGCCCACTTATGTTAAGTGTGTTCGTATGTCAGGTGGCTTAACTGACAAAGAAATTAACCAGACTTATGTCAAG GTCTTGAGTCAAATGCCATATTTCAGGTTATCAGGTGGTCGCGATCACATATTTGTTTTTCCAAG TGGTGCAGGGGCTCACTTGTTCAAATCCTGGGCAAAGTATCTAAACCGCTCCATAATCCTGACTCCTGAG GGGGATCGAACAGATAAGCGAGATACAAGTGCTTTTAATACCTGGAAAGACTTGATCATTCCCGGAAATGTTGATGATGGTATGACTACTCAGGGAGCAAGATTTGTTGAGCCATTACCCTTGTCAGAGAGGATGCATCTGGCTAACTTCCTAGGTCGGGTGCAAGGAAAGATTGGTCGTCTTCAATTGATAGATCTTTCAAAGCAGTTTCCGGATAAG TTGGAATCTCCTGAGCTGAAGTTTAGTGGCCCTGACAAACTTGGTAGAAAAGATTATTTTCAGCACCTCCGAAATGCCAAGTTCTGCCTTGCTCCACGTGGCGAGTCATCTTGGACTCTTCGGTTTTATGAGTCCTTTTTTgtg GAGTGTGTGCCCGTGATCTTGTCAGATCAAGTGGAATTACCTTTCCAAAACATTGTCGATTACACACAGATCTCGATCAAATGGCCATCCACTCGGATAAGTCGTGAACTTTTAGAATACTTGGAATCAATACCAG ACAAAGAGATAGAGGGGATGATAGCTCGTGGAAGAGAAGTTAGGTGCTTGTGGGTGTATTCCCCTGATTCCGAATCCTGCTCTGCGTTTACCGGAATTTTGTGGGAACTTCAGAGGAAAGTGAGGCAATTCCACCAGTCAACTGAAACTTTTTGGTTGCACAACGGATCTGTAGTGAACAGAAACTTAATGGAATTCAACAAGTGGAAACCACCCATGCCATTGCCTTGA